The Apium graveolens cultivar Ventura chromosome 11, ASM990537v1, whole genome shotgun sequence genome has a window encoding:
- the LOC141695095 gene encoding uncharacterized protein LOC141695095 yields the protein MKIGPLNYLPLLLVAVFFIALIVNAEEEKESEMHSIYAIGRRGGNINFDDKWGKGYGHHHGGGGQQGGYGGQQGGAQPGGGAQPGGGGQQGGYGGQQGGTQPGGGGGAQPGGGGQQGGDVGQPGGTGGQQGGYGGQPTGGAQPGGGQPGGDVGQPGGSGGQPVGGAQPGGGGQPGGDVGQPGGSSGQQGGYGGQPIGGAQPGGGGQPGGDVGQPGGSGGQPTGGAQPGGGQPGGAIGQPGGSGGQQGGYGGQPAGGAQAGGVVGQPGGSGGQPGGSVGAQPGGGQGGY from the exons ATGAAGATCGGGCCTCTTAATTACTTGCCCCTTCTGCTTGTAGCAGTATTTTTCATAGCTTTGATTGTCAATGCTGAAGAAGAGAAGG AATCTGAAATGCATAGCATCTATGCAATAGGTCGTCGTGGAGGGAATATAAATTTTGATGACAAATGGGGCAAAGGATATGGCCATCATCATGGCGGCGGTGGTCAACAGGGTGGATATGGTGGACAACAAGGTGGTGCACAACCAGGTGGAGGTGCTCAACCAGGAGGAGGTGGTCAACAAGGTGGATACGGTGGCCAACAAGGAGGTACACAACCAGGTGGAGGAGGTGGTGCTCAACCAGGTGGTGGTGGTCAACAAGGTGGAGATGTAGGCCAACCTGGTGGAACTGGTGGTCAACAAGGTGGATATGGTGGTCAACCTACTGGAGGTGCTCAACCTGGTGGTGGTCAACCCGGAGGAGATGTAGGACAACCTGGTGGAAGTGGTGGTCAACCTGTGGGAGGTGCTCAACCTGGTGGAGGTGGTCAACCGGGTGGAGATGTAGGCCAACCTGGTGGAAGTAGTGGTCAACAAGGTGGATATGGTGGTCAACCTATAGGAGGAGCTCAACCTGGAGGTGGTGGTCAACCCGGTGGAGATGTAGGTCAACCTGGTGGAAGCGGTGGTCAACCTACAGGAGGTGCTCAACCTGGTGGTGGTCAACCTGGCGGAGCTATAGGTCAGCCTGGCGGAAGTGGTGGTCAACAAGGTGGATATGGTGGTCAACCTGCTGGAGGTGCTCAAGCTGGTGGAGTTGTAGGTCAACCTGGTGGAAGTGGAGGGCAACCAGGAGGATCTGTTGGTGCTCAACCAGGTGGAGGACAAGGTGGATATTAA